The Rhodopseudomonas palustris genome window below encodes:
- the rplB gene encoding 50S ribosomal protein L2 translates to MALKKYNPTTPGQRQLVMVDRSALYKGKPVKTLTEGKHSKGGRNNTGRITVRFRGGGHKKTYRVVDFKRTKVDVPAKVERLEYDPNRTAFIALIKYEDGEQAYILAPQRLAVGDTVIAGSYVDVKPGNVMPLGNMPIGTIIHNVELKIGKGGQIARSAGTYAQLVGRDHDYVIVRLNSGEQRLVHGRCTATIGAVSNPDHMNISIGKAGRTRWLGWRPHNRGVVMNPIDHPHGGGEGRTSGGRHPVTPWGKPTKGKKTRSNKSTDKFILISRHKRKKK, encoded by the coding sequence ATGGCATTGAAAAAATACAATCCTACGACGCCGGGCCAGCGCCAGCTGGTGATGGTCGATCGTTCGGCGCTCTACAAGGGCAAGCCGGTCAAGACGCTCACCGAGGGCAAGCACTCGAAGGGCGGCCGCAACAACACCGGCCGGATCACCGTTCGATTCCGCGGCGGCGGCCACAAGAAGACCTATCGCGTGGTCGACTTCAAGCGCACCAAGGTCGACGTTCCGGCCAAGGTCGAGCGGCTTGAATACGATCCGAACCGCACCGCCTTCATCGCGCTGATCAAGTACGAGGACGGCGAGCAGGCCTACATCCTGGCGCCGCAGCGTCTTGCGGTCGGCGACACCGTGATCGCCGGCTCCTATGTCGACGTGAAGCCGGGCAACGTCATGCCGCTCGGCAACATGCCGATCGGCACGATCATCCACAATGTCGAGCTGAAGATCGGCAAGGGCGGGCAGATCGCGCGTTCGGCCGGCACCTACGCCCAGCTCGTCGGGCGCGACCACGACTACGTCATCGTTCGCCTCAATTCGGGCGAGCAGCGCCTGGTCCACGGCCGCTGCACCGCCACCATCGGTGCGGTGTCGAACCCGGACCACATGAACATCTCGATCGGCAAGGCCGGGCGCACGCGCTGGCTCGGCTGGCGTCCGCATAACCGCGGCGTCGTGATGAACCCGATCGACCATCCGCACGGCGGCGGCGAAGGCCGCACCTCGGGCGGCCGCCACCCGGTCACTCCGTGGGGCAAGCCGACCAAGGGCAAGAAGACCCGCTCGAACAAGTCGACCGACAAGTTCATTCTCATCAGCCGCCACAAGCGGAAGAAGAAGTAA
- the rpmD gene encoding 50S ribosomal protein L30, translated as MANAANMIKVEQIGSPIRRHHSQRATLVGLKLNKIGRVTELQDTPEVRGMIAKVQHLVRVVDEK; from the coding sequence ATGGCCAACGCCGCAAACATGATCAAGGTCGAGCAGATCGGCAGCCCAATCCGCCGCCATCACTCGCAGCGCGCGACGCTGGTCGGCCTCAAGCTCAACAAGATCGGCCGGGTCACCGAGCTTCAGGATACGCCTGAAGTTCGCGGCATGATCGCCAAGGTGCAACACCTCGTTCGCGTCGTCGACGAGAAGTAA
- the rplD gene encoding 50S ribosomal protein L4, producing the protein MELKVTTLEGQEAGSVQLSDAIFGLEPRQDIVQRCVIWQLAKRQAGTHKAKGRAEIWRTGKKMYKQKGTGGARHGSQRVPQFRGGGRAFGPVVRSHAIDLPKKVRALALRHALSAKAKGGGLIVIDKAELEAAKTKALVGAFSGLGLTNALIIDGAEVNTGFATAARNIPNIDVLPVQGINVYDIVRRRKLVLTKAAVDALEARFK; encoded by the coding sequence ATGGAATTGAAAGTCACCACTCTCGAAGGTCAGGAAGCCGGCTCGGTCCAGCTCTCCGACGCCATCTTCGGTCTCGAGCCGCGCCAGGACATCGTCCAGCGTTGCGTGATCTGGCAGCTCGCAAAGCGCCAGGCCGGAACCCACAAGGCCAAGGGTCGCGCCGAGATCTGGCGCACCGGCAAGAAGATGTACAAGCAGAAGGGCACCGGCGGTGCTCGTCACGGTTCGCAGCGCGTGCCGCAGTTCCGCGGCGGTGGCCGTGCGTTCGGTCCGGTGGTGCGTTCGCACGCCATTGATCTGCCGAAGAAGGTCCGGGCTCTGGCGCTGCGTCATGCGCTGTCGGCCAAGGCCAAGGGCGGCGGACTGATCGTGATCGACAAGGCCGAGCTCGAAGCCGCCAAGACCAAGGCTCTGGTCGGTGCGTTCTCGGGCCTCGGCCTGACCAACGCGCTGATCATCGACGGCGCCGAGGTCAATACCGGGTTCGCCACGGCGGCCCGCAACATCCCGAACATCGACGTGCTGCCCGTCCAGGGCATCAACGTCTACGATATTGTGCGCCGTCGGAAGCTGGTTCTGACGAAGGCGGCGGTCGATGCGTTGGAGGCGCGCTTCAAATGA
- the rplN gene encoding 50S ribosomal protein L14, with protein sequence MIQMQTNLDVADNSGARRVMCIKVLGGSKRRYATVGDVIVVSIKEAIPRGKVKKGDVMKAVVVRVRKDIRRPDGSVIRFDRNAAVLINNQSEPVGTRIFGPVPRELRAKNHMKIISLAPEVL encoded by the coding sequence ATGATCCAGATGCAGACCAACCTCGACGTGGCCGATAATTCAGGCGCACGCCGTGTCATGTGCATCAAGGTGCTCGGGGGCTCCAAGCGCCGCTATGCCACCGTGGGCGACGTCATCGTGGTGTCGATCAAGGAAGCGATTCCGCGCGGCAAGGTGAAGAAGGGCGACGTCATGAAGGCCGTGGTGGTCCGGGTCCGCAAGGACATCCGCCGCCCCGACGGCTCCGTCATCCGCTTCGATCGCAACGCCGCCGTGCTGATCAACAATCAGTCCGAGCCGGTCGGGACCCGTATCTTCGGGCCGGTGCCGCGCGAGCTGCGTGCGAAGAACCACATGAAGATCATTTCGCTGGCACCGGAGGTGCTGTGA
- the rplE gene encoding 50S ribosomal protein L5 has translation MAETAYVPRLRTEYDNSIRTQLTEKFGYGNVMQVPRLDKVVLNMGVGEAVNDRKKAEQAAADMALIAGQKAVVTYSRVAISTFKLRENQPIGCKVTLRKAKMYEFIDRLITVALPRVRDFRGLNPKSFDGRGNYSLGIKEHIIFPEIDFDKTGESWGMDITVCTTAQTDDEARALLTAFNFPFRQ, from the coding sequence ATGGCTGAGACCGCATACGTTCCGCGCCTTCGCACGGAATACGACAACAGCATCCGCACCCAGCTGACTGAGAAGTTCGGCTACGGCAACGTCATGCAGGTTCCCAGGCTCGACAAGGTCGTGCTGAACATGGGCGTCGGCGAGGCCGTCAACGACCGCAAGAAGGCGGAGCAGGCGGCCGCCGACATGGCGCTGATCGCCGGCCAGAAGGCGGTCGTGACCTATTCGCGGGTGGCGATCTCGACCTTCAAGCTGCGCGAGAACCAGCCGATCGGCTGCAAGGTGACGCTGCGCAAGGCGAAGATGTACGAGTTCATCGACCGCCTGATCACGGTCGCGCTGCCGCGCGTCCGCGACTTCCGCGGCCTGAACCCGAAGAGCTTCGACGGCCGCGGCAACTATTCGCTCGGCATCAAGGAGCACATCATTTTCCCCGAAATCGACTTCGACAAGACCGGCGAGTCGTGGGGCATGGACATCACGGTGTGCACCACCGCGCAGACTGACGACGAAGCGCGCGCGTTGCTCACCGCATTCAATTTCCCGTTCCGGCAGTGA
- the rpsQ gene encoding 30S ribosomal protein S17 yields the protein MPKRTLQGVVVSDKQAKTVVVRVDRRFTHPIYKKTIRRSKNYHAHDENDQFHPGDMVWIEESKPISKLKRWTVVRGEPKKTA from the coding sequence ATGCCGAAGAGGACCCTGCAGGGCGTGGTCGTCAGCGACAAGCAAGCCAAGACCGTGGTGGTGCGCGTCGACCGTCGCTTCACCCACCCGATCTACAAGAAGACTATCCGGCGCTCGAAGAACTACCACGCGCACGATGAGAACGATCAGTTCCATCCGGGCGACATGGTGTGGATCGAGGAGAGCAAGCCGATCTCCAAGTTGAAGCGCTGGACGGTTGTCCGGGGCGAACCCAAGAAGACCGCCTAA
- a CDS encoding 50S ribosomal protein L23: protein MKSIDPRHYDVIVAPVVTEKATMASEHNKVVFKVLGDATKPQIKEAVEKLFDVKVKSVNTLVRKGKSKSFRGTFGTQSDVKRAVVTLEEGHRIDVTTGL from the coding sequence ATGAAATCCATCGATCCGCGCCACTACGACGTGATCGTCGCTCCGGTGGTGACCGAAAAGGCGACCATGGCCTCCGAGCACAACAAGGTTGTGTTCAAGGTTCTGGGCGACGCCACCAAGCCGCAGATCAAGGAAGCCGTCGAGAAGCTGTTCGACGTCAAGGTGAAGAGCGTGAACACGCTGGTGCGTAAGGGCAAGTCGAAGTCCTTCCGCGGCACCTTCGGCACGCAGTCGGACGTCAAGCGCGCGGTCGTGACCCTGGAAGAGGGTCACCGCATCGACGTGACCACCGGACTGTAA
- the rplR gene encoding 50S ribosomal protein L18, which produces MSKLNVTNARRKTRVRIALRRTANGRPRLSVFRSSKHIYAQVIDDLKGETLASASSLEKSLREAGNTGANIDAAKAVGKLLAERAVKQGVKEVVFDRGGYLYHGRVKALADAARESGLSF; this is translated from the coding sequence ATGTCGAAGTTGAATGTCACGAATGCCCGGCGCAAGACTCGGGTCCGGATCGCCCTGCGGCGCACCGCCAACGGCCGCCCGCGGCTGTCGGTGTTCCGCTCGTCGAAGCACATCTACGCCCAGGTGATCGACGATCTGAAGGGCGAGACGCTCGCCTCGGCGTCGTCGCTGGAAAAGTCGCTGCGCGAGGCCGGCAACACCGGCGCGAACATCGACGCGGCGAAGGCGGTCGGCAAGCTGCTCGCGGAGCGCGCGGTGAAGCAGGGCGTCAAGGAAGTCGTGTTCGATCGCGGCGGCTATCTGTATCACGGCCGCGTCAAGGCGCTGGCGGATGCGGCCCGCGAGAGCGGCCTGAGCTTCTAA
- the rplO gene encoding 50S ribosomal protein L15 → MKLSEISDNPGARKKRMRIGRGIGSGKGKTGGRGGKGQTARSGVRIKGFEGGQMPLHRRLPKRGFNNIFRLEFAEINLDRLQDAIDAKTIDAGAVINAESLVAAGVLRRSRDGVRLLGRGELKSKLTIEVHGATKSAIEAVEKAGGTVKILAPKKDEGEAA, encoded by the coding sequence ATGAAGCTCAGCGAGATTTCCGACAATCCCGGCGCACGCAAGAAGCGCATGCGCATCGGCCGCGGTATCGGCTCCGGCAAAGGCAAGACCGGCGGCCGTGGCGGCAAGGGCCAGACCGCGCGCTCCGGCGTGCGCATCAAGGGCTTCGAAGGCGGCCAGATGCCGCTGCATCGGCGCCTGCCGAAGCGTGGCTTCAACAACATCTTCCGGCTGGAATTCGCCGAGATCAATCTCGACCGGCTGCAGGATGCGATCGACGCCAAGACGATCGATGCCGGCGCGGTGATCAACGCCGAATCGCTGGTCGCGGCCGGCGTGCTGCGGCGTTCGCGCGACGGCGTGCGGCTGCTCGGCCGCGGCGAGCTCAAGTCGAAGCTCACCATCGAAGTCCACGGCGCCACCAAATCGGCGATCGAGGCGGTCGAGAAGGCCGGCGGCACGGTGAAGATCCTGGCGCCGAAGAAGGACGAAGGCGAGGCTGCGTAA
- the rplV gene encoding 50S ribosomal protein L22 has translation MSKPKRERVLPDNEAKAVARMLRVSPQKLNLVAQLIRGRKAAAALADLQFSRKRIAVDVKKCLESAIANAENNHDLDVDALVVSEAHVGKGIVMKRFSPRGRGRSGRILKPFAQLTIVVRQVEAEASA, from the coding sequence ATGAGCAAACCCAAGCGCGAACGGGTCCTCCCCGATAACGAGGCCAAGGCCGTCGCCCGGATGCTTCGCGTCAGCCCGCAGAAGCTCAATCTGGTCGCTCAGCTGATCCGTGGCCGCAAGGCCGCGGCGGCGCTGGCCGACCTGCAGTTCTCGCGCAAGCGGATCGCGGTCGACGTCAAGAAGTGCCTGGAATCGGCGATCGCCAATGCCGAGAACAACCACGACCTCGACGTCGACGCGCTGGTCGTCTCCGAGGCCCATGTCGGCAAGGGCATCGTGATGAAGCGCTTCTCGCCGCGCGGCCGTGGTCGCTCGGGCCGTATTCTGAAACCATTCGCGCAGCTGACGATCGTCGTTCGTCAGGTCGAAGCCGAAGCAAGCGCTTAA
- the rpsE gene encoding 30S ribosomal protein S5, whose product MAAERERGGRERSRDREERDSEFVDKLVHINRVAKVVKGGKRFGFAALVVIGDQKGRVGFGHGKAREVPEAIRKATEAAKRNLTRVALRDGRTLHHDIAGRHGAGRVYLRAAPAGTGIIAGGPMRAVFETLGIQDVVAKSIGSSNPYNMVRATFDALKHLDSPRAVAARRNIKVSTLQARRVGGDAEVVAE is encoded by the coding sequence ATGGCAGCTGAACGCGAACGCGGTGGACGCGAACGGAGCAGGGATCGCGAGGAGCGCGACAGCGAGTTCGTCGACAAGCTCGTCCACATCAACCGTGTGGCGAAGGTCGTGAAGGGCGGTAAGCGTTTCGGTTTCGCAGCGCTGGTCGTGATCGGCGACCAGAAGGGCCGGGTCGGTTTCGGCCACGGCAAGGCGCGCGAAGTGCCGGAAGCGATCCGCAAGGCGACCGAAGCGGCGAAGCGCAACCTGACCCGGGTGGCGCTGCGCGACGGCCGCACGCTGCATCACGACATCGCCGGCCGTCACGGCGCCGGCCGCGTCTATCTGCGCGCCGCTCCGGCCGGTACCGGCATCATCGCCGGCGGCCCGATGCGCGCGGTGTTCGAGACGCTCGGCATCCAAGACGTGGTGGCGAAGTCGATCGGCTCGTCGAACCCGTACAACATGGTTCGCGCCACCTTCGACGCGCTGAAGCACCTCGATTCGCCGCGTGCGGTCGCAGCGCGCCGCAACATCAAGGTTTCCACCCTGCAGGCCCGCCGCGTCGGCGGCGATGCGGAAGTGGTTGCCGAATAA
- the rpsN gene encoding 30S ribosomal protein S14 yields the protein MAKKSSIEKNNRRKKMTKNAAPKRARLKAIIADKDLPMEERFAATLKLAEMPRNSSATRIRNRCEITGRARSVYRLNKLSRIAIRDLGSKGLVPGLVKSSW from the coding sequence ATGGCAAAGAAGAGTTCGATCGAGAAGAACAATCGTCGGAAGAAGATGACCAAGAACGCGGCGCCGAAGCGCGCGCGTCTGAAGGCCATCATCGCCGACAAGGACCTCCCGATGGAGGAGCGTTTCGCGGCGACCCTGAAGCTCGCCGAGATGCCGCGCAATTCGTCGGCCACCCGGATCCGCAACCGCTGCGAGATCACCGGCCGCGCGCGCTCGGTCTACCGCCTGAACAAGCTCAGCCGTATCGCGATCCGCGATCTGGGCTCGAAGGGCCTGGTTCCCGGCCTCGTCAAGTCGAGCTGGTAA
- the rplP gene encoding 50S ribosomal protein L16: protein MMQPKKTKFRKAHKGRIHGVASSGATLAFGQFGLKAMEPERVTARQIEAARRALTRHMKRAGRVWIRIFPDVPVSKKPAEVRMGSGKGAPELWVARVKPGRVMFEIDGVNQQLAKEALTLAAAKLPIKTRFVARIAE, encoded by the coding sequence ATGATGCAACCAAAGAAGACCAAGTTCCGCAAGGCGCACAAGGGCCGCATCCACGGCGTTGCGTCGTCGGGCGCTACCTTGGCGTTCGGCCAGTTCGGGTTGAAGGCGATGGAGCCGGAGCGCGTCACCGCGCGCCAGATCGAAGCCGCCCGGCGTGCGCTGACCCGCCACATGAAGCGCGCCGGCCGCGTCTGGATCCGGATCTTCCCGGACGTTCCGGTGTCGAAGAAGCCCGCCGAAGTCCGCATGGGCTCCGGCAAGGGCGCGCCGGAATTGTGGGTCGCCCGCGTCAAGCCCGGCCGGGTGATGTTCGAGATCGACGGCGTCAACCAGCAGCTCGCCAAGGAGGCGCTGACGCTGGCCGCCGCCAAGCTGCCGATCAAGACGCGCTTCGTCGCGCGCATCGCGGAGTGA
- the rpmC gene encoding 50S ribosomal protein L29 has protein sequence MAEMKSGDIRAMSEDQMDDAILNLKKERFNLRFQRATGQLEDTSRLREARRDIARIKTIAAQKRAGKTK, from the coding sequence ATGGCTGAGATGAAGAGCGGCGACATCCGCGCGATGAGCGAAGACCAGATGGACGACGCGATCCTCAATCTGAAGAAGGAGCGCTTCAACCTGCGCTTCCAGCGCGCCACCGGCCAGCTCGAGGACACCTCGCGGCTGCGCGAAGCCCGGCGCGACATCGCCCGGATCAAGACCATCGCCGCGCAGAAGCGCGCCGGCAAGACGAAGTAA
- the rpsH gene encoding 30S ribosomal protein S8 — MSTHDPISDLITRIRNAQMRSKSKVSTPGSKMRASVLEVLKSEGYIRGYASVEHSSGRSELEIELKYFDGEPVIREIERVSRPGRRVYASVKNLPRVNNGLGISVLSTPKGIMADHDARDANVGGEVLFTVF, encoded by the coding sequence ATGTCTACGCACGATCCGATCAGCGATCTCATCACCCGCATCCGCAACGCGCAGATGCGTTCGAAGTCCAAGGTCTCGACTCCCGGCTCGAAGATGCGCGCCAGCGTGCTCGAAGTGCTGAAGAGCGAGGGCTACATCCGCGGCTACGCCAGCGTCGAGCATTCCTCGGGGCGCAGCGAGCTCGAGATCGAGCTGAAATATTTCGACGGCGAGCCCGTGATCCGCGAGATCGAGCGCGTGTCGCGCCCCGGTCGCCGGGTCTACGCGTCGGTCAAGAACTTGCCGCGCGTCAACAACGGCCTCGGCATCTCGGTGCTGTCGACCCCGAAGGGGATCATGGCCGATCACGACGCCCGCGACGCCAATGTCGGCGGCGAGGTTCTGTTCACGGTGTTCTGA
- the rplC gene encoding 50S ribosomal protein L3, whose product MRSGVIAQKVGMTRVFTETGEHIPVTVLKLGNCQVLAHRTTEKNGYVALQLGSGARKTVYMPKAERGQFAVAKVEPKRKVAEFRVSEDALIPVGAEIQADHFVVGQFVDVTGTSVGKGFAGGMKRWNFGGLRATHGVSVSHRSIGSTGGRQDPGKTFKNKKMPGHMGVDRITTLNLRVVQLDVERGLILVEGAVPGSKGGWIAVRDAVKKALPADAPKPGKFRLADGGDEAAAPAAEQEGV is encoded by the coding sequence ATGCGCTCCGGAGTGATCGCACAGAAGGTCGGGATGACGCGGGTCTTTACGGAGACCGGCGAACATATCCCTGTGACCGTGCTGAAGCTGGGCAACTGCCAGGTGCTCGCCCATCGCACCACCGAGAAGAACGGCTACGTCGCGCTGCAGCTCGGTTCGGGTGCGCGCAAGACCGTTTACATGCCGAAGGCGGAGCGCGGCCAGTTCGCCGTCGCCAAGGTCGAGCCGAAGCGCAAGGTCGCCGAGTTCCGCGTGTCCGAGGACGCGCTGATCCCGGTCGGCGCCGAGATCCAGGCCGATCACTTCGTCGTCGGCCAGTTCGTCGACGTCACCGGCACTTCGGTCGGCAAGGGTTTCGCCGGCGGCATGAAGCGCTGGAATTTCGGCGGTCTTCGCGCCACGCACGGTGTGTCGGTGTCGCATCGTTCGATCGGTTCGACCGGTGGCCGTCAGGACCCGGGCAAGACCTTCAAGAACAAGAAGATGCCCGGTCACATGGGCGTCGATCGCATCACCACGCTGAACCTGCGTGTGGTGCAGCTCGACGTCGAGCGCGGTCTGATCCTGGTCGAGGGCGCCGTTCCCGGCTCCAAGGGCGGATGGATCGCGGTGCGCGACGCCGTCAAGAAGGCGCTGCCGGCCGACGCGCCGAAGCCGGGCAAGTTCCGGCTCGCCGATGGCGGCGATGAAGCAGCGGCTCCGGCTGCCGAGCAGGAGGGTGTGTGA
- the rpsC gene encoding 30S ribosomal protein S3, which translates to MGQKINPIGLRLGINRTWDSRWYAGKNEYGKLLHEDVKIRAILHKELKQAAVARIVIERPHKKCRVTIHSARPGVVIGKKGADIDKLRKKVADITASDVVINIVEIRKPELDATLVAESIAQQLERRVAFRRAMKRAVQSAMRLGAEGIRINCSGRLGGAEIARMEWYREGRVPLHTLRADIDYGVATAFTTFGTCGVKVWIFKGEILEHDPMAQDKRMAEGDNSRPRRDAA; encoded by the coding sequence ATGGGTCAAAAGATCAATCCGATCGGGCTGCGGCTGGGCATCAACCGGACGTGGGATTCCCGTTGGTACGCCGGCAAGAACGAATACGGCAAGCTGCTGCACGAGGACGTCAAGATCCGCGCGATCCTGCACAAGGAATTGAAGCAGGCTGCGGTGGCGCGCATCGTGATCGAGCGCCCGCACAAGAAGTGCCGGGTGACGATCCACTCCGCGCGCCCGGGCGTCGTGATCGGCAAGAAGGGCGCCGACATCGACAAGCTGCGCAAGAAGGTCGCCGACATCACCGCGTCGGACGTCGTCATCAACATCGTCGAAATCCGCAAGCCGGAGCTCGACGCCACGCTGGTCGCCGAGTCGATCGCGCAGCAGCTCGAGCGCCGCGTCGCGTTCCGCCGCGCGATGAAGCGGGCGGTGCAGTCGGCGATGCGTCTCGGCGCCGAGGGCATCCGGATCAACTGCTCGGGCCGTCTCGGCGGCGCCGAAATCGCGCGTATGGAGTGGTATCGCGAAGGTCGCGTTCCGCTGCACACGCTGCGCGCCGACATCGATTACGGCGTCGCGACCGCGTTCACCACCTTCGGCACCTGTGGCGTCAAGGTGTGGATCTTCAAGGGCGAGATCCTCGAACACGATCCGATGGCGCAGGACAAGCGTATGGCCGAAGGCGACAATTCCCGCCCGCGCCGCGACGCTGCCTGA
- the rpsJ gene encoding 30S ribosomal protein S10 → MNGQNIRIRLKAFDHRILDTSTREIVNTAKRTGAQVRGPIPLPTRIEKFTVNRSPHVDKKSREQFEMRTHKRLLDIVDPTPQTVDALMKLDLAAGVDVEIKL, encoded by the coding sequence ATGAACGGCCAGAATATTCGCATTCGCCTCAAGGCGTTTGACCATCGGATTCTCGATACGTCGACGCGTGAGATCGTCAACACCGCGAAGCGAACCGGTGCGCAGGTGCGCGGGCCGATCCCGCTGCCGACCCGGATCGAGAAGTTCACCGTCAACCGTTCGCCGCACGTCGACAAGAAGAGCCGCGAGCAGTTCGAGATGCGCACTCACAAGCGCCTCCTCGACATCGTAGACCCGACCCCGCAGACCGTCGATGCGCTGATGAAGCTCGACCTGGCTGCCGGCGTCGACGTCGAAATCAAGCTCTGA
- the rplF gene encoding 50S ribosomal protein L6 encodes MSRVGKKPVTVPSGVTASVEGQTVKMKGPKGQLQFVVHDDVDVKFEDGSVKVAPRFETNRAQALYGTARAQIANLVEGVTKGFEKKLEITGVGYRAALQGKKLQLALGYSHDVLYDIPEGITITVPKPTEINVVGIDSQKVGQVAAEIRDYRPPEPYKGKGVRYSDEFIFRKEGKKK; translated from the coding sequence ATGTCACGCGTTGGCAAGAAGCCCGTCACGGTCCCGTCCGGGGTGACGGCGTCCGTCGAGGGTCAGACCGTCAAGATGAAGGGGCCGAAGGGTCAGCTTCAGTTCGTCGTGCACGACGACGTCGACGTCAAGTTCGAGGACGGTTCGGTGAAGGTGGCGCCGCGGTTCGAGACGAATCGCGCTCAGGCGTTGTACGGCACTGCGCGCGCCCAGATCGCGAACCTGGTGGAAGGCGTCACCAAGGGCTTCGAGAAGAAGCTCGAGATCACCGGCGTCGGCTATCGTGCCGCACTGCAGGGCAAGAAGCTGCAGCTCGCGCTCGGCTACAGCCACGACGTGCTCTACGACATCCCGGAAGGGATCACCATCACGGTGCCGAAGCCGACCGAGATCAACGTCGTCGGCATCGACTCGCAGAAGGTCGGGCAGGTCGCGGCCGAGATCCGCGACTATCGTCCGCCGGAGCCCTACAAGGGCAAGGGCGTGCGCTATTCTGACGAGTTCATCTTCCGCAAGGAAGGCAAGAAGAAGTAA
- the rplX gene encoding 50S ribosomal protein L24, whose amino-acid sequence MAAKIRKGDKVMVLSGRDKGRTGEVFEVRPAAGVALVRGINIVKRHQKQTQSQEGGIISKEAPIDLSNIAIVGKDGKPTRVGFKILADGKKVRIAKSSGAEIDG is encoded by the coding sequence ATGGCCGCCAAGATTCGTAAGGGCGACAAGGTGATGGTGCTGAGCGGGCGCGACAAGGGTCGCACCGGCGAGGTATTCGAGGTCCGTCCGGCCGCCGGTGTGGCGCTGGTTCGCGGCATCAACATCGTCAAGCGTCACCAGAAGCAGACCCAATCCCAGGAAGGCGGCATCATCTCGAAAGAGGCGCCGATCGACCTGTCCAACATCGCGATCGTCGGCAAGGACGGCAAACCGACCCGGGTCGGTTTCAAGATCCTGGCGGACGGCAAGAAGGTTCGCATCGCCAAGAGCTCGGGAGCAGAGATCGATGGCTGA
- the rpsS gene encoding 30S ribosomal protein S19 encodes MVRSVWKGPFVEGSLLKKADAARASGRHDVIKIWSRRSTILPQFVGLTFGVYNGQKHVPVAINEEMVGHKFGEFSPTRTFHGHSGDKKSKKG; translated from the coding sequence ATGGTTCGCTCAGTCTGGAAGGGCCCGTTCGTCGAGGGCTCGCTGCTGAAGAAGGCGGATGCCGCGCGTGCGTCGGGCCGTCACGACGTCATCAAGATCTGGAGCCGCCGCTCCACCATCCTGCCGCAGTTCGTCGGGCTGACTTTCGGCGTCTACAACGGCCAGAAGCACGTCCCGGTGGCGATCAACGAGGAAATGGTGGGTCACAAGTTCGGCGAGTTCTCGCCGACCCGCACGTTCCACGGCCATTCCGGCGACAAGAAGTCGAAGAAGGGTTGA